From a region of the Apibacter sp. B3706 genome:
- a CDS encoding chloride channel protein produces the protein MKINQSIIKKHFESYWDSIKKLRVKYNIVIRKFRNQNPQAFIYLASTLIGIIGGISAVILKNLVSLTEELIYHNKNFNFNYWTIFFPTIGIILTVIFIKYWVKMDISHGVEKVLFAISKKRSIIDKKNTYSSIIASCLTIGFGGSVGTEAPIVYTGAAIGSNIAQEFKLNLKLRTLFIACGCSAAIAGIFKAPIAAIIFSLEVIMIDLSMWSLIPILISSTTGALISYFLLGDNISFYFAIFEPFDKSKIPYYIILGVICGFFSLYFIKIGRLIEKKFSTSKSIYLKAILGGLAVGILIFIFPPLFGEGYIGLQHLMSSHPESIAKNSFFYILRENDYFLILFLVGILFIKVVASSFTTSSGGIGGVFAPALFTGGILGFVFTKIINLTSFTKLSEHNFTLVGMAGVMAGIMHAPMTSIFLIAEITGGYSLLFPLIITSTIAYLVKYHFDKHSVYTYNLKRNNEMITHNKDKEAIRRMNIKNLIEKNFVKISLSLSFSEFINEVIPSSSKKFFIVEDSDQKFKGYIILDDLINILLHKERYESLHIVDLITQPSECISLLDDNETIFRVFDKSNSLYLPVVENDQFIGMLSKSRLLDKYRKLIVDFSED, from the coding sequence ATGAAAATTAATCAATCTATTATAAAAAAACATTTTGAGTCCTATTGGGATTCAATTAAAAAATTACGAGTAAAATATAACATCGTAATACGAAAATTCAGGAATCAAAATCCTCAAGCATTTATTTACTTAGCAAGTACATTAATTGGAATAATTGGAGGAATAAGTGCGGTAATTTTAAAAAATTTAGTTAGTTTAACTGAAGAACTGATTTATCATAATAAAAATTTTAATTTCAATTATTGGACTATTTTTTTCCCTACCATCGGTATTATTTTGACCGTTATTTTTATTAAATATTGGGTTAAAATGGATATAAGTCATGGAGTTGAAAAAGTCTTATTTGCCATATCCAAGAAACGTAGTATAATAGATAAAAAAAATACATACAGTTCGATTATAGCCAGTTGTTTAACCATCGGTTTTGGAGGATCTGTAGGTACCGAAGCTCCCATTGTATATACAGGAGCAGCCATTGGCTCTAATATAGCCCAGGAATTTAAACTTAACTTAAAATTAAGAACTTTATTCATTGCTTGTGGATGTTCAGCAGCCATTGCTGGTATTTTTAAGGCTCCGATAGCTGCCATTATTTTTTCGCTTGAAGTTATTATGATCGATTTAAGTATGTGGTCATTAATACCTATTTTAATTTCTTCAACCACAGGGGCTTTAATTTCTTATTTTTTATTAGGTGATAATATATCGTTTTATTTTGCGATTTTTGAGCCATTCGATAAATCGAAAATTCCTTACTATATAATTTTAGGTGTCATTTGTGGTTTTTTTTCATTGTATTTTATAAAAATCGGTCGTTTAATTGAGAAGAAATTTTCAACCAGTAAAAGCATCTATTTAAAAGCTATTTTGGGCGGTTTAGCAGTAGGTATCCTTATCTTTATTTTTCCTCCGCTTTTTGGTGAAGGGTATATCGGGCTGCAACATTTAATGAGTTCTCACCCGGAAAGTATAGCAAAAAATTCTTTCTTTTATATATTGAGAGAAAATGATTATTTTCTTATTCTTTTTTTAGTAGGCATTTTGTTTATAAAAGTGGTTGCCAGTAGCTTTACTACTTCGTCCGGGGGTATTGGCGGGGTATTCGCTCCTGCTCTTTTTACCGGCGGAATTTTAGGTTTTGTTTTTACAAAAATTATTAATCTTACTAGCTTTACCAAGCTTTCTGAACATAATTTTACTTTAGTGGGAATGGCGGGTGTAATGGCAGGTATCATGCATGCTCCCATGACCTCGATTTTCCTTATTGCTGAAATTACAGGCGGATATAGTTTATTATTTCCTTTAATTATTACTTCTACCATTGCTTATCTTGTGAAATATCATTTTGATAAACATTCTGTGTATACCTATAATTTAAAAAGAAATAATGAGATGATTACTCATAATAAAGACAAAGAGGCTATTCGTAGAATGAATATTAAAAATCTTATAGAAAAGAATTTCGTTAAAATTTCTTTATCTTTATCTTTTTCTGAGTTTATAAATGAGGTAATTCCTTCTTCAAGTAAAAAGTTTTTTATCGTTGAAGATTCTGATCAGAAATTTAAAGGATATATCATTTTGGATGATCTTATTAATATTTTGCTCCATAAGGAACGTTATGAAAGTTTACATATTGTTGATCTTATAACCCAGCCGTCTGAGTGTATTTCTTTACTTGATGATAATGAAACTATTTTTAGAGTTTTCGATAAGTCAAATTCATTGTATTTACCGGTTGTTGAAAATGATCAATTTATCGGAATGCTTTCTAAATCTAGATTATTGGATAAATACCGAAAATTAATCGTAGATTTTTCAGAAGATTAA
- a CDS encoding NADP-dependent malic enzyme produces MSREKNLREAALEYHSSKPEGKIEVIPTKPHSTQTDLSLAYSPGVAEPCLEIQKNSADSYKYTSKGNLVAVISNGTAVLGLGDIGADASKPVMEGKGLLFKIFAGINVFDIEVNEKDPDKFIEIVKSLAPTFGGINLEDIKAPEAFEIEKRLKAELNIPVMHDDQHGTAIISAAALLNALEISKKNIAEVKIVVSGAGAAAISCTRLYKALGASPQNILMCDSKGVIYKGRTGLNEEKLEFAVDTPDRTLEDAMKNSDVFIGLSKGNLVSPEMLLSMNENPIVFAMANPTPEIDYNLAVETRKDVIMATGRSDYPNQVNNVLGFPYIFRGALDVRATDINQEMQLAAVKALADLAKQNVPEQVIQAYNVKNMKFGRDYIIPKPFDKRLITKVSMAVAKAAIDSGVAQHIITDWNAYEEELLDRMGSNDEKIIRQFKAKAKSNPKRIIFDNAEEYNVLKAAQIIAEEKIAQPILLGKKDLIEKTKRYYNLEIEAEILDIDTVSSTHKFDKYVEYLYDLKQKNGKGITSQQQTAQLLNNSEYLGAIAVEMGEADSFLTGFTKDYTEALNQIIKVVDYSESSNIKVASAMVLLSKNGPIFISDTSLSRNPCSNDLDLIVQITADFVKKMGIEPRIAMVSNENFAGNSVASKSADAVVKKLNQTNPDLLIDGEIQPEYALNDQLISEFPFSKLGGKSANILIFPDITSANLSSSLAKGIGSIKSIGPVLLGLDKSIQIITENSKVEDIVNLATLAALAAQERK; encoded by the coding sequence ATGTCACGAGAAAAAAATTTAAGAGAAGCTGCTTTAGAATATCATAGTTCCAAACCAGAAGGTAAAATAGAAGTTATACCTACCAAACCACATTCAACTCAAACAGATTTATCATTAGCCTATTCTCCGGGAGTGGCGGAACCCTGTTTAGAAATACAAAAAAATAGTGCAGATAGTTACAAATACACCTCAAAAGGAAATTTGGTAGCAGTAATTTCCAACGGAACCGCCGTGTTAGGATTGGGAGATATTGGTGCAGATGCCTCTAAACCTGTTATGGAAGGTAAAGGTTTATTATTTAAAATTTTTGCCGGAATCAATGTTTTTGATATTGAAGTAAATGAAAAAGATCCGGACAAATTTATTGAAATAGTTAAATCGTTAGCTCCAACCTTTGGAGGTATTAATTTAGAAGATATAAAAGCTCCTGAAGCTTTTGAAATCGAAAAACGATTAAAAGCGGAATTAAATATTCCGGTAATGCATGATGATCAACATGGAACAGCAATTATATCAGCCGCTGCCTTATTAAATGCATTGGAAATTTCCAAAAAAAATATAGCAGAGGTAAAAATTGTAGTCAGTGGCGCGGGTGCAGCGGCCATTTCTTGTACCCGATTATATAAAGCATTAGGAGCCAGCCCACAAAATATATTAATGTGCGACAGTAAAGGGGTGATTTATAAAGGACGAACCGGATTGAATGAAGAAAAGCTTGAGTTTGCTGTAGATACTCCGGATAGAACTTTGGAAGATGCTATGAAAAACAGCGATGTATTTATTGGATTATCTAAAGGAAACTTGGTTTCTCCTGAAATGCTTTTGTCTATGAATGAAAATCCGATTGTTTTTGCCATGGCTAATCCAACTCCCGAAATTGATTATAATTTGGCGGTTGAAACTAGAAAAGATGTTATTATGGCTACCGGTAGAAGTGATTATCCTAATCAGGTAAACAATGTTTTAGGTTTCCCATATATTTTCAGAGGAGCATTAGATGTTAGAGCAACTGACATAAATCAAGAAATGCAATTAGCTGCAGTAAAAGCCTTAGCTGATTTAGCTAAACAAAACGTCCCTGAGCAGGTGATACAAGCCTACAATGTTAAAAATATGAAGTTTGGAAGAGATTATATCATCCCTAAGCCATTTGATAAGCGATTAATAACTAAAGTTTCAATGGCAGTGGCTAAGGCTGCAATTGATAGCGGGGTAGCACAACACATTATTACTGATTGGAATGCGTATGAAGAAGAATTGTTAGATCGAATGGGAAGTAACGATGAAAAAATTATAAGACAATTTAAGGCAAAGGCTAAAAGTAATCCAAAAAGAATAATTTTCGACAATGCTGAAGAGTACAATGTATTAAAAGCTGCGCAAATCATAGCTGAGGAAAAGATCGCTCAACCAATTTTGTTAGGTAAAAAAGATCTTATTGAAAAAACAAAGCGATACTATAATTTAGAAATTGAGGCAGAAATATTGGATATTGATACGGTTTCGTCTACTCATAAATTTGACAAATATGTAGAGTATCTTTATGATCTAAAGCAAAAAAATGGAAAAGGAATAACCTCTCAACAACAAACTGCTCAATTATTAAATAACAGCGAATATTTAGGAGCCATTGCTGTTGAAATGGGTGAGGCAGATTCATTTTTAACCGGATTTACTAAAGATTATACAGAAGCTTTAAATCAAATTATAAAAGTGGTAGATTATTCTGAATCATCAAATATAAAAGTAGCATCTGCCATGGTTCTTCTTTCTAAAAATGGACCGATATTTATTTCGGACACTTCATTAAGCAGAAATCCTTGCAGTAATGACTTAGATTTAATAGTTCAAATTACAGCCGATTTCGTAAAGAAAATGGGTATTGAACCTAGAATAGCTATGGTATCTAATGAAAATTTTGCTGGAAATTCAGTAGCATCTAAAAGTGCTGATGCAGTAGTTAAGAAACTTAACCAAACAAATCCTGATTTGCTGATTGACGGAGAAATTCAGCCCGAATATGCATTAAATGATCAATTAATCAGTGAATTTCCTTTTAGCAAATTAGGAGGTAAATCGGCAAATATTTTAATATTCCCTGACATAACCTCAGCTAATTTAAGTTCGAGTTTAGCAAAAGGTATTGGGTCTATAAAATCTATTGGTCCGGTTCTATTAGGATTAGATAAATCTATTCAAATAATTACAGAAAATTCTAAGGTAGAAGATATAGTAAATCTGGCAACCCTAGCTGCCCTTGCTGCTCAAGAAAGAAAATAA